One segment of Streptomyces sp. NBC_00576 DNA contains the following:
- a CDS encoding flavin reductase family protein — translation MTRTESADRVRLPEHPSSEFRRSAGWFPTGVTVLTCVRDEELHGMTVNAFASVSLDPLLVLAVLRTGSQTTGQVLSGDGFAVTVLSSLQEPTARSFAAPDRTRGSAAFSTVAHAPARCTGSPVLLGGIAYFDCVVESTYPAGDHTILVGAVQTFGLLSEEPALLFSRSRLGAEPDLRRS, via the coding sequence ATGACCCGCACCGAGAGCGCGGACCGGGTACGGCTGCCGGAACACCCGTCCAGTGAGTTCCGGCGGTCGGCCGGCTGGTTTCCCACCGGGGTGACCGTGCTGACCTGCGTTCGGGACGAGGAACTGCACGGCATGACGGTGAACGCGTTCGCCTCCGTGTCCCTCGACCCGCTGCTGGTCCTGGCGGTACTGCGGACCGGCTCCCAGACGACCGGTCAGGTGCTGTCCGGCGACGGGTTCGCGGTGACCGTGTTGAGCTCTCTCCAGGAGCCGACAGCACGGTCGTTCGCCGCCCCGGACCGGACCCGGGGCAGCGCCGCGTTCTCCACCGTCGCCCACGCGCCTGCCCGGTGCACCGGCTCGCCCGTACTGCTCGGCGGGATCGCCTATTTCGACTGCGTGGTCGAATCCACGTATCCGGCCGGCGACCACACCATCCTCGTCGGCGCTGTACAGACATTCGGCCTGCTGTCGGAGGAGCCCGCGCTGCTGTTCAGCCGAAGCCGCCTGGGTGCGGAACCGGATCTGCGGCGATCATGA
- a CDS encoding MupA/Atu3671 family FMN-dependent luciferase-like monooxygenase: MDFSLFYFANEQEADADSTDRYGLLLEGAKFADTNGFTAVWTPERHFHEFGGIYPNPSVLGAAVAAVTERVGIRAGSVVAPLHHPVRIAEEWSVVDNLSGGRVGVSFASGWHPQDFVLRPENFADRKAKLRTTVEEVRELWRGGAVSFVDGAGEPQLVRSYPRPVQAELPVWITSSGDPETFRAAGRAGAGLLTHLVGQGLEELSDKVALYREEYAAQSGSDQDRGHVVLMLHAYLHEDEAVAKETVRAPLCAYLRSFAELTMSSSAKGRRVDPEGLSPRHFDALVERSFERYFDEGGLLGTVEKAVDVVERVQKADVDEIACLIDFGVAREQVVAGFGLLGALRAAASEDRR; encoded by the coding sequence ATGGACTTCAGCCTGTTCTACTTCGCCAACGAGCAAGAAGCGGACGCCGACTCGACAGACCGGTACGGCCTGCTCCTCGAGGGGGCGAAGTTCGCCGACACCAACGGCTTCACCGCGGTGTGGACACCGGAGCGGCACTTCCACGAGTTCGGCGGCATCTACCCGAACCCGTCCGTGCTGGGGGCGGCCGTCGCGGCCGTCACCGAGCGCGTCGGTATTCGCGCGGGGAGCGTGGTGGCGCCGCTGCACCATCCGGTACGCATCGCCGAGGAGTGGTCGGTGGTCGACAACCTCTCCGGCGGCCGGGTCGGTGTGTCGTTCGCCTCCGGGTGGCACCCGCAGGACTTCGTGCTGCGGCCGGAGAACTTCGCGGATCGCAAGGCGAAGCTGCGCACGACCGTCGAGGAGGTGCGCGAACTGTGGCGCGGCGGCGCGGTGTCCTTTGTCGACGGTGCGGGCGAACCGCAGCTCGTGCGGTCCTATCCGCGTCCCGTACAAGCTGAACTCCCGGTCTGGATAACGAGTTCGGGCGACCCCGAGACGTTCCGGGCGGCGGGCCGCGCGGGGGCCGGACTGCTGACCCACCTCGTCGGACAGGGGCTGGAGGAGCTGTCCGACAAGGTCGCGCTCTACCGCGAGGAGTACGCGGCCCAGTCCGGTTCGGACCAGGACCGCGGGCACGTCGTCCTCATGCTCCACGCGTATCTGCACGAGGACGAGGCCGTCGCCAAGGAGACGGTCCGGGCACCGCTGTGTGCCTACCTGCGCAGCTTCGCCGAACTGACCATGAGCTCCAGCGCGAAGGGTCGGCGGGTCGACCCCGAAGGGCTCAGCCCTCGGCACTTCGACGCCCTGGTCGAGCGCTCCTTCGAGCGGTACTTCGACGAAGGCGGTCTTCTCGGCACCGTCGAGAAGGCTGTCGACGTCGTCGAGCGGGTCCAGAAGGCCGACGTCGACGAGATCGCCTGCCTCATCGACTTCGGTGTGGCCCGGGAACAGGTCGTGGCGGGTTTCGGTCTCCTCGGTGCGCTGCGGGCGGCCGCCTCGGAAGACCGCCGATGA
- a CDS encoding alpha/beta hydrolase family protein: MTDIAALGRTDDLSLDDGRTATLRLPGEIPTGRAVPAVVLLHPFGVWDRDAFLPAEASGNGPVRLFDDLGAALVRAGLAAAAFDTRFLTEDRRDGAGSPRFTFTGLVDDAVRVVEQARAHPEVDSSRVLLLGVSMGAEVAVAAAERLGGESHLAVVAPSAEARPVFQRWMGLDRRLEWLVAGGFTGADGVVDLAAARADELGRSGWWEDFDLVDRFGSSADLELLRAELAFEYDTWEQQALGRGDESAPASFWRDWFAQPAPYRRLAGITGRMTIHVGAEDWTTPPRQAHLLHHAALAHGLQSQLTVHPRLGHLMSPRSADGLRTYGPFDPEFLRALVESVDAVLRPGQSL, from the coding sequence ATGACCGACATCGCTGCCCTCGGCCGTACCGACGACCTGTCGTTGGACGACGGCCGCACCGCGACATTGCGGCTGCCGGGCGAGATCCCCACCGGCCGGGCCGTCCCGGCTGTCGTACTGCTGCACCCGTTCGGCGTCTGGGACCGGGACGCCTTCCTGCCCGCCGAGGCGTCCGGGAACGGCCCGGTCCGCCTGTTCGACGATCTGGGCGCCGCCCTGGTCCGGGCCGGACTTGCCGCCGCCGCGTTCGACACCCGCTTCCTGACCGAGGACCGCCGCGACGGAGCGGGCTCCCCCCGATTCACGTTCACCGGTCTTGTCGACGATGCGGTCCGGGTGGTCGAACAGGCACGGGCCCACCCCGAAGTGGACAGCAGCCGCGTGCTGCTGCTGGGCGTCTCGATGGGCGCCGAAGTAGCGGTGGCCGCGGCCGAGCGCCTCGGGGGCGAGAGCCACCTGGCGGTCGTCGCCCCGAGCGCCGAGGCGCGCCCGGTGTTCCAGCGGTGGATGGGCTTGGACCGGCGTCTGGAATGGCTGGTCGCGGGTGGGTTCACCGGCGCGGACGGCGTCGTCGACCTCGCCGCGGCGAGGGCTGACGAGCTCGGGCGCAGCGGTTGGTGGGAGGACTTCGACCTGGTCGACCGTTTCGGCTCAAGTGCCGATCTCGAACTGCTTCGCGCCGAGCTCGCGTTCGAGTACGACACGTGGGAGCAACAGGCGCTGGGGCGCGGCGACGAGTCGGCACCCGCCTCGTTCTGGCGTGACTGGTTCGCGCAGCCTGCTCCGTACCGCCGACTGGCCGGGATCACCGGCCGGATGACGATCCACGTGGGCGCCGAGGACTGGACGACGCCGCCCCGGCAGGCTCACCTTCTGCACCACGCGGCACTCGCGCACGGTCTGCAGTCGCAGCTGACGGTCCATCCACGGCTCGGGCACCTGATGTCGCCCCGCTCGGCCGACGGCCTGCGCACCTACGGGCCGTTCGACCCTGAATTCCTGCGGGCCCTCGTCGAATCGGTCGACGCGGTGCTCCGCCCCGGCCAATCCCTCTGA
- a CDS encoding 3-oxoacyl-ACP synthase III family protein produces MNPPIALGIVSLAHVLGEPCDVAETAGSYVDDPDRVIRWGYRTFHRAAPGVGQTRMAADAAQRALDAAGLSASDIDYLVVADSGVPEYLNWDASAAVARELELGSTPTLLATQGCASAVTALQQIAGLMAVRDDIQRVLLVAVHRVSEEHINRMRNNTCLGSDGAAAAVVQRGHGRLQWLATDQIVDPRYVDFFRVEYGGSAAPTGENLKVDQLGLIHQHFRREPEQLAQFVKDVDHQVAAVVERACERAGVSSSEIRRLIYLNDNQHSLAGVAKATGIPLERTNAALSAELSHVGCADQLMCLSIYDSRDELAPGDLVALAGLSGGMQWFCSLVRV; encoded by the coding sequence GTGAACCCGCCCATAGCGCTCGGAATCGTGTCCCTCGCCCACGTTCTGGGTGAGCCCTGCGACGTCGCCGAGACGGCCGGCTCCTACGTCGACGACCCCGACCGGGTGATCCGTTGGGGATACCGCACCTTTCATCGGGCCGCTCCGGGCGTCGGTCAGACCCGCATGGCGGCGGATGCCGCCCAGCGGGCGCTGGATGCCGCCGGCCTCTCGGCGTCGGACATCGACTACCTGGTGGTCGCGGACAGCGGAGTGCCGGAGTACCTCAACTGGGACGCTTCCGCAGCAGTCGCCCGCGAGCTCGAACTGGGCTCGACGCCGACCCTGCTCGCCACGCAGGGGTGCGCGTCCGCGGTGACCGCACTCCAGCAGATCGCCGGGCTCATGGCGGTCCGGGACGACATCCAGCGTGTCCTGTTGGTCGCGGTGCACCGGGTCAGCGAGGAGCACATCAACCGGATGCGCAACAACACGTGCCTCGGCAGCGACGGCGCCGCCGCCGCAGTGGTCCAGCGCGGGCACGGCCGGCTGCAATGGCTGGCGACCGACCAGATCGTGGATCCGCGCTACGTGGACTTCTTCCGGGTCGAATACGGCGGCAGCGCGGCTCCGACCGGCGAGAACCTCAAGGTGGATCAACTGGGCCTGATCCACCAGCACTTCCGTCGCGAACCCGAGCAGCTCGCCCAGTTCGTCAAGGACGTCGATCACCAGGTGGCCGCCGTCGTGGAGCGCGCCTGCGAGCGGGCCGGTGTGTCGTCGTCGGAGATCCGGCGCCTGATCTATCTGAACGACAATCAGCATTCGCTGGCCGGTGTCGCCAAGGCGACCGGTATCCCGCTGGAGAGGACGAACGCGGCGCTCTCCGCCGAGCTGAGCCACGTCGGCTGCGCCGACCAGCTGATGTGCCTGAGCATCTACGACTCGCGGGACGAACTGGCCCCCGGCGACCTCGTGGCGCTCGCCGGCCTGTCCGGGGGTATGCAGTGGTTCTGCAGCCTCGTGCGGGTCTGA
- a CDS encoding MATE family efflux transporter — protein sequence MEWLDPARLLNVAWPVYIELMSGVIASIITVVWIARLGAPALAAVTVAATLENVLMSVILAVSGGTTIVLSRAVGASEYGQLRSVLRAAFRMTLAVTAVICVVLFVLREPLAKLILGSDEASAVRLSVDYLTIAVPGIAVFYGQHLVDSTFKANGDTRTPMRMAILSNMILVVADPILIYGWLGAPELGVTGSALALVASRAVTLAVTWWLYQRSPLVREMSAAPEAPAASGPGPVREILGAGLPLGVDFLVRMAAGMLIVGVVARFGTDEVAAYGTVTRTLLFLTMAAYAMRQAATIIAAQAKGADDDVLLGASSTSSVRLGIAWSLLGGVSVLAFGGFAVDAVTSDAAIRAAADGQIPWLAVYVTLLLCNVTLSGIFLGGGHGKALATSTTAGAALQLCLAPLLALTPLGLTGAWIAMIINAGTQTTVLLVLATRQTIKAKEATA from the coding sequence ATGGAATGGCTTGACCCGGCGCGTCTGCTGAACGTCGCCTGGCCGGTTTACATCGAGCTCATGTCGGGTGTCATCGCCAGCATCATCACGGTCGTCTGGATCGCTCGGCTCGGAGCCCCCGCGCTCGCCGCCGTGACCGTGGCCGCCACGCTCGAGAACGTGCTCATGAGCGTCATCCTGGCGGTCAGCGGCGGCACGACGATCGTGCTGTCGCGCGCCGTCGGCGCGAGCGAGTACGGGCAGCTGCGCTCGGTGCTGCGCGCCGCGTTCCGCATGACCCTCGCCGTCACCGCGGTGATCTGTGTGGTGCTTTTCGTGCTGAGGGAGCCGCTGGCGAAACTGATACTCGGTTCCGACGAAGCGTCGGCGGTCCGGCTGTCGGTCGACTACCTCACCATCGCGGTGCCGGGCATAGCGGTGTTCTACGGCCAGCACCTGGTGGACAGCACGTTCAAGGCCAACGGGGACACGCGTACGCCGATGCGCATGGCCATCCTGTCGAACATGATCCTCGTCGTCGCCGACCCCATCCTCATCTACGGGTGGCTGGGCGCCCCGGAGCTCGGCGTCACCGGCTCCGCACTGGCACTGGTCGCGTCGCGAGCAGTCACGCTGGCGGTGACCTGGTGGCTCTACCAGCGGTCTCCGCTGGTGCGCGAGATGAGCGCCGCTCCGGAGGCGCCGGCAGCCTCCGGACCGGGCCCGGTGCGCGAGATCCTCGGGGCCGGTCTGCCGCTGGGGGTGGACTTCCTGGTACGGATGGCCGCCGGAATGCTGATCGTCGGAGTGGTGGCCCGTTTCGGAACGGACGAGGTCGCCGCGTACGGAACGGTCACGCGGACGCTCCTGTTCCTCACCATGGCGGCGTACGCGATGCGGCAGGCCGCGACCATCATCGCGGCCCAGGCGAAGGGCGCCGACGACGACGTGCTGCTCGGCGCGAGCAGCACGTCGTCGGTGCGGCTCGGCATCGCCTGGTCCCTTCTCGGCGGCGTGTCGGTACTGGCCTTCGGCGGCTTCGCGGTGGACGCGGTCACGAGTGACGCGGCGATCCGCGCCGCAGCCGACGGCCAGATCCCGTGGCTCGCGGTCTACGTCACCCTGCTGCTCTGCAACGTCACCCTCAGCGGCATCTTCCTGGGCGGCGGGCACGGCAAGGCGCTGGCCACCTCCACCACGGCCGGTGCGGCCCTGCAGCTCTGCCTGGCACCACTGCTCGCACTCACTCCACTGGGGCTGACGGGGGCATGGATCGCCATGATCATCAACGCCGGGACACAGACGACGGTTCTCCTCGTGCTGGCGACCCGACAGACCATCAAAGCCAAGGAGGCTACGGCGTGA
- a CDS encoding ATP-grasp domain-containing protein, whose protein sequence is MTTNAPVVIVDPYAPARGFPAAFREAGHPVVRVQSTPEPPAVYRGSLDLSEYADNLVYGGDFDAFAQTVRELGPVAVITGSEIGVEFADALSEALGLPSNGTELSHARRDKYAMIEKIKECGVAGARQLLVTSESELRTWHESVGGTIVLKPLRSAAGDGVSFCDSPDESAAAYKVLADRPTVFSEPAAGVVAQEYLVGTEYIVNTVSCAGRHYATDVWQTERISVNGVTDLLVETYLLPAEDQVVQELVAYGFRVLDALGVRHGPGHLEIKRTPHGPRLVEMGARISGGELPYQAQRAIGEGQLECTVDAYVRPASFAARTGRNYHVKHAIGWAGLASPHAGRLVGYRDLQGIRELPSVRDVRIMVQPGQQIKETVDDLTYPVTVMLEHDVHDVLLRDLNTIRYLDGPSMYEVEPGSRPTFHAPGA, encoded by the coding sequence GTGACAACGAACGCCCCGGTAGTGATCGTGGATCCGTACGCCCCTGCCAGGGGCTTTCCCGCCGCCTTCCGCGAGGCCGGTCACCCTGTGGTTCGCGTCCAGAGCACACCCGAGCCGCCGGCGGTCTACCGGGGTTCGCTCGACCTGTCGGAGTATGCGGACAACCTCGTGTACGGCGGGGACTTCGACGCCTTCGCACAGACCGTACGAGAGCTCGGCCCCGTTGCGGTGATCACCGGCAGTGAGATCGGGGTCGAGTTCGCGGATGCCCTGAGCGAGGCGCTCGGGCTCCCTTCCAACGGCACCGAACTCAGCCACGCGCGCCGCGACAAGTACGCCATGATCGAGAAGATCAAGGAGTGCGGTGTCGCCGGAGCCCGCCAATTGCTGGTCACCAGCGAGAGTGAACTCCGTACCTGGCACGAGTCCGTTGGCGGAACCATCGTGCTCAAGCCGCTGCGCAGCGCTGCCGGTGATGGTGTGTCCTTCTGCGACTCCCCGGACGAATCGGCCGCGGCCTACAAGGTGTTGGCGGACCGGCCGACCGTCTTCTCCGAGCCGGCCGCCGGTGTGGTTGCCCAGGAATACCTGGTGGGCACGGAGTACATCGTCAACACGGTGAGCTGCGCGGGCCGCCACTACGCGACCGACGTCTGGCAGACCGAGAGGATTTCGGTCAACGGGGTGACAGATCTGCTGGTCGAGACCTACCTCCTGCCTGCTGAGGACCAGGTTGTCCAGGAACTCGTCGCGTACGGCTTCCGGGTGCTGGACGCCCTCGGCGTACGTCATGGCCCCGGGCACCTGGAGATCAAGCGCACCCCGCACGGCCCGCGACTGGTCGAGATGGGTGCCCGGATCTCGGGCGGAGAGCTTCCCTACCAGGCTCAGCGGGCCATCGGCGAGGGGCAGCTCGAATGCACGGTGGATGCCTATGTCCGGCCGGCGAGCTTCGCGGCCCGGACCGGTCGGAACTACCACGTGAAGCACGCGATCGGCTGGGCCGGTCTCGCGTCCCCGCACGCGGGCCGTCTCGTCGGGTACCGCGACCTGCAGGGCATCAGGGAGCTCCCGAGCGTCCGCGACGTCCGGATCATGGTTCAACCGGGGCAGCAGATCAAGGAGACCGTAGACGATCTGACGTACCCCGTCACGGTCATGCTCGAACACGACGTACACGATGTGCTGTTGCGCGACCTCAACACGATTCGCTATCTGGACGGGCCCTCGATGTACGAGGTCGAGCCGGGGAGCCGGCCCACGTTCCACGCGCCCGGCGCCTAG
- a CDS encoding ATP-grasp domain-containing protein, whose protein sequence is MSASGNQGDEGRRPHVVVIHRWRDRYAHYEAYLDHAGHSVSYVTTHVGLSGVPAAAAAVTLVDATDELTLVRQAVRELAARFGSPKAIVALKEDDLLIAAQLRAEWGLPGPTVDDLIPFRDKLEMNQRIADRGLPVPVFAAASAPGDVQDLAARHGWPVVLKPTQGSSSAGIRMLRGPADLDDVDWDAHGPLLVQACETDPIYHVDGLFRDGRLEAWRASRYVNTCLGFRDGAYLGSVEEDDPAVLAAVGTWAARFLSALTDKATVFHLEVFVGVGSDGAIRCSFLEVGARVGGSEIPFIWRDLHGHDLMEAAFVLQLGEQPAKGTPGRDEVGGWLLIPAPAERPCLITEVTPMTGRQPGPYAESLLAPGDILPAADAYYEHVGGRFRFRGPTSADVEQAIRTTAADFRVAAEPCPVETPALNPTAGEQP, encoded by the coding sequence ATGTCGGCTTCAGGGAACCAGGGTGACGAGGGGCGGCGCCCCCATGTCGTCGTGATCCATCGTTGGCGGGATCGGTACGCTCACTACGAGGCCTACCTCGACCACGCGGGTCACTCCGTCAGTTATGTGACAACCCACGTGGGCCTGTCCGGCGTGCCGGCTGCGGCCGCCGCGGTGACGCTGGTTGACGCGACCGATGAGTTGACCTTGGTCCGGCAAGCCGTCCGTGAACTGGCCGCACGCTTCGGCAGTCCGAAGGCAATTGTCGCCCTGAAGGAAGACGACCTGCTCATCGCGGCCCAACTCCGGGCGGAGTGGGGACTTCCAGGACCCACAGTCGATGATCTGATTCCTTTCCGCGACAAGCTGGAAATGAACCAGCGGATAGCCGACCGCGGGCTGCCGGTGCCGGTCTTCGCCGCGGCATCGGCACCCGGGGACGTACAGGACCTCGCGGCGAGGCACGGCTGGCCCGTCGTACTCAAGCCGACGCAAGGGTCTTCCAGCGCGGGCATCCGCATGTTGCGGGGCCCTGCCGACCTCGATGACGTGGACTGGGACGCGCACGGCCCGCTGCTGGTGCAGGCGTGCGAGACCGACCCGATCTACCACGTTGACGGGCTGTTCCGGGACGGTCGGCTGGAAGCCTGGCGGGCATCCCGTTATGTCAACACGTGCCTCGGTTTCCGGGACGGCGCTTACCTGGGCTCGGTCGAGGAGGACGACCCCGCGGTCCTGGCCGCAGTGGGCACCTGGGCGGCGCGATTCCTCTCCGCGCTCACCGACAAGGCGACCGTCTTCCACTTGGAGGTGTTCGTCGGCGTCGGGTCCGACGGCGCGATCCGGTGCTCCTTCCTGGAGGTCGGCGCCCGGGTCGGTGGATCCGAGATCCCCTTCATCTGGCGGGATCTCCACGGACACGACCTGATGGAGGCGGCGTTCGTGCTCCAGCTCGGTGAGCAGCCGGCAAAGGGCACGCCGGGGCGCGACGAGGTCGGCGGGTGGTTGCTGATCCCCGCTCCCGCCGAACGGCCGTGCCTCATCACCGAGGTCACACCGATGACCGGCCGACAGCCGGGACCTTATGCGGAGTCACTGCTCGCCCCCGGTGACATCCTCCCTGCGGCGGACGCCTACTACGAACACGTCGGCGGACGATTCCGCTTCCGCGGTCCCACCAGCGCGGACGTGGAGCAGGCCATCCGCACTACCGCAGCGGACTTCCGCGTCGCCGCAGAGCCCTGCCCGGTGGAGACTCCCGCCCTGAATCCGACAGCAGGAGAACAGCCGTGA
- a CDS encoding helix-turn-helix domain-containing protein yields MTSGKHLLGAFTVKSPLVQQPTFGERLRELRKARSLSQRDLARERITPSYISLMESGRRAPTLDVLVQLSAVLEVSLETLVGSPLELPELTQSESAPRDAGVVSLAPGLDGPVVDTLLLQGGAEGMAPTVYRSRLETLYQELLAGPPSWALVQVALQLAQVLSDSGDAEARYDVLTTVAAILKDANSPGIRLRTYIDLASAARDTGNLAAARSALAVARAELLPSGLMNSSEHVRLLSVEVSVRCEAGEDLSELLLLIDELLAVTTHVDSLAVQGRAHWAIGTMYARYDKVQESVPYLLAARGMLSNANLPVHEWLRFCTSLAALLIDLGAEPETAKQHLDAAWAVTEASGWVPHRALLRAKALHLLDSGAPAEAEEVCRRAIDEGGPPEGMDHARLYVTWGRALAALDRGVEAAERVRTAALYFEEMGHLRLAVDCWRWLDKNGPARGRP; encoded by the coding sequence ATGACGAGCGGCAAGCATCTCTTGGGAGCGTTCACCGTGAAGTCCCCGCTGGTTCAACAACCAACCTTCGGAGAGCGACTGCGCGAGCTGCGCAAGGCCCGGTCCCTGTCGCAGCGTGACCTCGCACGCGAGCGCATCACGCCCAGTTACATCTCGCTCATGGAATCGGGCCGCCGTGCGCCGACGCTCGATGTGCTCGTGCAACTGAGCGCTGTTCTCGAAGTGAGCCTGGAGACCCTCGTCGGTTCCCCCCTGGAACTCCCAGAACTGACGCAGTCGGAGTCTGCCCCCCGTGATGCCGGTGTGGTGAGCCTGGCCCCCGGCCTCGACGGACCCGTCGTCGACACTCTACTGCTCCAGGGCGGCGCGGAGGGGATGGCTCCGACCGTGTACCGCAGCCGGCTGGAGACTCTGTACCAGGAGCTGCTGGCCGGTCCCCCGTCATGGGCCCTGGTCCAGGTGGCCCTCCAACTCGCGCAGGTGCTGTCCGACTCGGGGGACGCCGAGGCGCGATACGACGTACTCACCACAGTGGCCGCAATCCTCAAGGACGCCAATTCTCCCGGCATCAGGCTGCGCACCTACATCGACCTGGCGTCCGCGGCCAGGGACACCGGGAACCTGGCCGCCGCCCGGTCCGCACTGGCCGTTGCCCGGGCCGAACTCCTGCCGTCCGGCCTGATGAACTCCTCCGAACACGTCCGGCTGCTCTCGGTCGAGGTGTCGGTCCGGTGCGAGGCCGGGGAGGATCTCTCCGAACTCCTGCTGCTGATCGACGAGCTGCTCGCGGTGACGACGCACGTCGACTCGCTGGCGGTTCAAGGCCGCGCCCACTGGGCCATCGGGACCATGTACGCCCGGTACGACAAGGTGCAGGAGTCGGTGCCCTATCTGCTCGCCGCGCGCGGAATGCTCAGTAACGCGAACCTTCCCGTCCACGAGTGGCTGCGCTTCTGCACTTCGCTGGCCGCGCTCCTCATCGACCTGGGGGCCGAGCCGGAAACGGCGAAGCAGCACCTGGACGCCGCTTGGGCCGTCACCGAGGCCAGCGGCTGGGTGCCCCATCGGGCGCTGCTGCGCGCGAAGGCACTGCACCTGCTGGACAGCGGCGCTCCGGCCGAGGCCGAGGAAGTATGCAGGCGGGCGATCGACGAAGGCGGGCCGCCGGAGGGCATGGACCACGCACGGCTCTATGTGACGTGGGGCCGCGCCCTGGCGGCACTGGACCGTGGCGTCGAGGCGGCCGAGCGTGTGCGTACCGCCGCCCTGTACTTCGAAGAGATGGGTCATCTGCGGCTCGCCGTCGACTGCTGGCGCTGGCTGGACAAGAACGGACCCGCCCGGGGCCGTCCGTGA